One Equus caballus isolate H_3958 breed thoroughbred chromosome 14, TB-T2T, whole genome shotgun sequence DNA segment encodes these proteins:
- the NREP gene encoding neuronal regeneration-related protein isoform X2: protein MVYYPELSVWVSQEPFPNKEMEGRLPKGRLPVPKEVNRKKNDETEAASLTPLGSNELHSPRISYLHSF, encoded by the exons GTTTATTACCCAGAGCTCTCTGTCTGGGTCAGTCAAGAACCATTTCCAAACAAGGAAAtggagggaaggcttcctaag ggaagacttcctgtcCCAAAGGAAGTGAACCGCAAGAAGAATGACGAGACCGAGGCTGCCTCCCTGACTCCCCTTGGCAGCAATGAACTCCACTCCCCAAGAATCAGTTACCTCCACTCTTTTTAA